Below is a genomic region from Methanolobus sediminis.
GTCAGTGTGACTGATATTGGCATATACAAATGAACCGGAACCTATCGGAAACATTATTTCAGAACCAGCTGAAACATTGTTGAGCTCATCAATTGCGTTTATTGCTCTGTTACAATCTTCCAGTGATATCTGGACCATGCTCATCTGTTGCTGCACCATTTCCGCACGTTTCTGAAACTCGCGGTGCTGGTTTGCAAGAACCCTTGGATCCTGTCCATTCATATCTGCCATGGATCATGCCTCAGTTATACTTTCGATCTTTATTAAGTTCCTTTTAAGACCATGTTTACTGCCAAAGAGAGAATACACTTTATCTTCTGCATTCTTCTCGTTCTGGCTCTCAATGACCTTTGTGAACTTTTCCCATGCTATTCCGGCCTTGAATGTGCCTTTGACCTGAAATGTCTTCATTTAAATCACCTAAAAACCATTATTCTAATAAGCCCAGGGCATCTTCTATTCTTCCCAGTTCATGACCTGTGGTCTGCGAACCTGCAACATAACCTTTGGAATTGGCTATCAAGCCGGAACCTACCATTTGAGTTCCATAGTTTGATGTTCCAATATCCACAGGAAGACCAAATAATTCCTCAAGCACTTCAAGTTCAGTACTTGTTGCCCGAGGATTTACAAGCAAACCTTTATTGGTTGCAACTCCGGCCATCCCTACGGTTTTAGCACCACCTATAGTGCCTCTTTTAACTTCTACCTTGAGAGCTTTCTCAATAGTTTCCAACGACTTATCACTAAGTTCCGGATGAACAAGTGCTGCAGAATCATTTGCAAGCACAACATTACCCACAGCATTCAGCTTACTGGGAAATTCAACTACCGGAACATCAATCTGGTCTTTGCCTCTTACATTGGAATCCATTGGAACAAGCACTGCGTTGGAATTTCCCCGACAAAGTGAACCCACAATAGTACTTCCATTGATAAGGGTTTCCACTACATTTGCCTGCAAGAACCGGCCTATCTTTTCACGGACAGACTCAGGAGTACCCAGAGGTACAAGCACTACATCTTCGGTGCATGTTGCAAAAGCCCCTATTATGGGGCTTTCCTGTATAGTTATAGTTCGTATCATTTTATGTTAAACTGGAATGATACCCGGAAACATTTATGCGAGTTCCGCCTGAACTTCGCCATCCTCGAACTTTGCAGCTCTTACACGGATGGAAAGTGGTGGCTTCTCACAGCCGCGTTCCCATACTTTCTCATTGATGGTCTTGTCTAACTTGACCATATCAGGTTCTACCTTCATGTGCTTTGTAAGGTATTCCCTGATAACTACCATAGTCTTCTTGGCCCTTTTCCAGCGTGGAATTGACTTAATTTCACGGAGAGGAATCGTATAGATCTGCTCTTTTACTATATCTTCTGCCATTATCATCACCTACTTATTTCACATCGAGACTGCTTCTTCTCCAGTGTCTTCTCTTTGGATGGCTTACGACCTTACGTTCGGTCTTAATGATGACCCAGGTAGGAACCCTGTGGTTCTGCCTGTGTGCTTTTGCCAACCTTGTCTTCTGTCCTTTAGTATTGTGGCTCACTTGTCTCACCTATGCTATGATTTGTATTAAAGTATCGATTGAATTTTGAACTTATAACATAATTATTGTATAAATCTTTAATCATGTTGTTCCGTTCGCTGTTTCATTCCTTCACGCTCTTTTGCGTTCGATAACATGTGATTGTACATGAGTGGGGAATATCTCTTTAATCTTATCTGGACCATGATTCCGAGCTATCATTTCCCTGAGCTCAGTTTCATAATCAGCTTTTAGTACATCCTCACTCAGACCTTCCTCGATGACCAGATGCTTATTTACAAGTTCGTTCACGGCAGCACGCCCGTATCCTTTCAAAGGACACATATAATGAACACCAAACCGATCCTCAATGCTTCTTATCTGTGACATTTCAAGCATTGGAACACGGTCATCACGGCGAATCCCGTCAGCAATGAATGTGACATTCGAATCGGCCGCTAGATGCTCAATGAAGCTTTTGTGAATGAAATTGATAGCGTTCTTAGGAAAGCCATCCTCCATTATCATATCGTATGCC
It encodes:
- the pfdA gene encoding prefoldin subunit alpha, whose protein sequence is MADMNGQDPRVLANQHREFQKRAEMVQQQMSMVQISLEDCNRAINAIDELNNVSAGSEIMFPIGSGSFVYANISHTDKAVVDIGAGLTVERPLPEAKEILQRRREKLTTALENMNKTLAQLAQQMQAIESFLTRLQQSQGNPGSQ
- a CDS encoding DUF7411 family protein — translated: MQVSVMFSGGKDSSLSAILLEPFFEVELVTCSFSLLPVGEVAAETAERLGFPHRIINPDVSILEKAYDMIMEDGFPKNAINFIHKSFIEHLAADSNVTFIADGIRRDDRVPMLEMSQIRSIEDRFGVHYMCPLKGYGRAAVNELVNKHLVIEEGLSEDVLKADYETELREMIARNHGPDKIKEIFPTHVQSHVIERKRA
- a CDS encoding translation initiation factor IF-6; its protein translation is MIRTITIQESPIIGAFATCTEDVVLVPLGTPESVREKIGRFLQANVVETLINGSTIVGSLCRGNSNAVLVPMDSNVRGKDQIDVPVVEFPSKLNAVGNVVLANDSAALVHPELSDKSLETIEKALKVEVKRGTIGGAKTVGMAGVATNKGLLVNPRATSTELEVLEELFGLPVDIGTSNYGTQMVGSGLIANSKGYVAGSQTTGHELGRIEDALGLLE
- the rpl18a gene encoding 50S ribosomal protein L18Ae — translated: MKTFQVKGTFKAGIAWEKFTKVIESQNEKNAEDKVYSLFGSKHGLKRNLIKIESITEA
- a CDS encoding 50S ribosomal protein L31e produces the protein MAEDIVKEQIYTIPLREIKSIPRWKRAKKTMVVIREYLTKHMKVEPDMVKLDKTINEKVWERGCEKPPLSIRVRAAKFEDGEVQAELA
- a CDS encoding 50S ribosomal protein L39e is translated as MSHNTKGQKTRLAKAHRQNHRVPTWVIIKTERKVVSHPKRRHWRRSSLDVK